The Hymenobacter sp. GOD-10R genome includes a window with the following:
- a CDS encoding DUF808 domain-containing protein: MPSGFLALLDDISALVKASAASLDDIPAQIAKTTGKVSGIVIDDTAVTPKYVVGLDPSRELSIIYQIAKRSLINKLLILSPAALLLGYFAPWAITPILMVGGAYLCYEGYEKVHSMFSKHHEADSESEQMKEITPKELEKERVTSAVRTDIILSSEIMAIAYSQVTGQPIVNQILVMLAVAVFITVGVYGFVGLIVKMDDIGVHLARGNYNSFIQNIGRGMVKFMPRFLLILGYVGTAAMLWVGAEIIAHGIPFTSHLLHELEHALASVPAIAWFAKALACGISGILLGFLIDKIVKVVQKVFFNKNEAHTA; the protein is encoded by the coding sequence ATGCCTTCCGGATTTCTTGCCCTACTAGATGATATATCGGCTTTGGTAAAAGCCAGCGCTGCCAGTTTGGATGACATACCCGCTCAGATAGCCAAGACGACCGGAAAAGTATCCGGTATTGTGATTGATGACACGGCCGTTACCCCCAAATACGTCGTGGGCCTCGATCCGTCCCGGGAGCTTTCTATCATCTACCAGATTGCTAAAAGGTCGCTAATCAATAAGCTACTTATCCTAAGTCCAGCGGCCTTGCTGCTAGGCTATTTTGCGCCGTGGGCCATCACGCCCATTTTGATGGTAGGCGGCGCTTACTTGTGCTACGAAGGCTACGAGAAGGTGCATTCTATGTTTAGCAAGCACCACGAAGCTGACTCTGAAAGCGAGCAAATGAAAGAAATCACGCCGAAGGAGCTAGAGAAAGAACGGGTTACTAGCGCCGTCCGAACAGATATCATCCTGTCGTCGGAAATCATGGCTATTGCTTACAGCCAAGTAACCGGTCAACCGATCGTCAATCAAATTCTGGTGATGCTGGCGGTAGCCGTTTTTATTACGGTAGGCGTGTATGGTTTTGTGGGCTTGATTGTCAAAATGGATGACATTGGCGTGCACCTAGCCCGGGGCAACTACAATTCTTTTATACAAAATATAGGACGTGGCATGGTAAAGTTTATGCCACGCTTCCTGCTGATTCTAGGTTATGTAGGCACCGCAGCCATGCTCTGGGTGGGCGCCGAAATTATTGCCCACGGCATTCCGTTCACCAGCCATTTACTGCACGAGTTAGAGCACGCCTTAGCCAGCGTGCCGGCCATAGCCTGGTTTGCCAAGGCGCTTGCCTGTGGCATTTCCGGCATCCTCCTGGGCTTTCTTATTGATAAAATCGTGAAAGTGGTGCAAAAGGTATTCTTCAATAAAAATGAGGCACACACCGCGTAA
- a CDS encoding acetate kinase codes for MNIFVVNSGSSSLKYQLFRLPAEQPVCSGLVERIGLENSVITHKVFTGEQEQVTQFTLDLPDHEASLREAVSLLTTPEIGVLRDPNEVEVVGHRVVHGGERFAATTIITPDVKQDIKRLFPLAPLHNPANYLGIEVAEKIFPRAKQVAVFDTAFHQTMPERAFRYALPNSLYTEQGIRVYGFHGTSHKYVAEQAANYLGNPAAKLITIHLGNGCSMAAVDGGKVIDTSMGFGPLSGLVMGTRSGDLDPSVVFHLVSQLGYDVEQVSNLLNKRSGMLGLTGASDMRDITKALNEGDPHAELAYDLYTYRIKKYIGAYAAALNGLDAVIFTAGVGENDALVRARTCQHLDYLGIQLDEAKNQVRTKELREINTPESRVKILVIPTNEELEIARQCRDLLASAPDRA; via the coding sequence ATGAACATCTTCGTCGTCAACTCCGGTAGTAGCTCCCTTAAATACCAGCTTTTCCGCCTACCCGCCGAGCAGCCCGTTTGTAGCGGCTTGGTGGAGCGCATTGGGCTGGAAAACAGCGTTATTACACACAAGGTCTTTACCGGAGAGCAGGAACAGGTGACGCAATTCACCCTCGATTTGCCTGATCACGAAGCTAGCTTGCGCGAAGCAGTTAGTTTGCTGACTACCCCAGAAATTGGCGTCCTCCGCGACCCGAACGAAGTGGAAGTGGTGGGACACCGGGTGGTGCACGGCGGCGAGCGGTTTGCGGCTACCACCATCATTACGCCCGACGTCAAGCAGGATATCAAGCGCCTGTTTCCGTTAGCGCCGCTGCACAATCCGGCCAACTACCTAGGTATCGAAGTGGCCGAAAAGATCTTTCCGCGGGCCAAGCAAGTGGCCGTATTCGACACGGCTTTCCACCAAACGATGCCCGAGCGGGCGTTTCGGTATGCCCTACCGAACTCTCTGTACACGGAGCAAGGCATTCGCGTGTACGGCTTCCACGGCACCAGCCACAAGTATGTAGCCGAGCAGGCTGCCAACTACCTAGGGAACCCAGCCGCTAAACTCATCACCATTCACCTAGGCAATGGCTGTAGCATGGCGGCCGTGGATGGCGGCAAAGTCATTGATACGAGCATGGGCTTTGGCCCGCTGAGTGGCCTGGTGATGGGGACGCGCTCCGGCGACCTAGACCCATCCGTCGTGTTTCATTTGGTCAGCCAGCTGGGCTACGACGTCGAGCAGGTGAGCAACTTGCTCAACAAGCGCAGCGGCATGCTCGGCCTCACCGGCGCCAGCGACATGCGTGACATCACGAAAGCCTTGAACGAAGGCGACCCGCACGCTGAGCTAGCCTACGACCTTTACACCTACCGAATCAAGAAGTACATCGGCGCCTATGCCGCGGCGCTCAACGGCCTCGATGCCGTGATATTTACGGCTGGCGTGGGCGAGAATGACGCTTTGGTGCGTGCCCGCACCTGCCAGCACTTAGATTACCTAGGTATTCAGCTTGACGAAGCGAAGAACCAAGTACGGACCAAGGAACTACGGGAAATCAACACGCCCGAGTCTCGGGTAAAGATTCTGGTTATCCCTACGAACGAGGAGCTGGAAATTGCTAGGCAGTGTCGCGACCTATTGGCCAGCGCGCCAGATCGCGCCTAA